GCTTTCGCCGGGTTCTCGAACTCGGCTGTTCTGGCCGTCGGCGCGTTGTTCATTGTGGCGCAGGGGCTCCAGAGAACAGGGTCGTTGGGCTTTCTGGACGGGTTGCTGTTTGCCGAGTCTTCCAGACCGGTCGTTCATCTCCCGCGTCTGATGTTACCGACTTCGCTGCTGTCGGCGTTTCTGAACAACACGCCGATCGTCGCGATGGTGATGCCGCGGCTGCAGAGATGGGCTGAGCGAAAGGGTGTCTCGGCGTCGAAGGTGATGATTCCGCTGTCGTACGCCGCCATTCTGGGCGGCATGACCACACTGATCGGCACGTCAACGAACATTGTTGTGTCCGGACTGATGGAAACGGCCGGCATGGAGCCGATGGGCATGTTCGAGATCGCGTGGATCGGTGTGCCTGCTGCGCTCGTGATCGCGATATACTTCGCGCTCGGCGGCCACAGGCTCCTTCCGGACAGAGGGTCAGGTGTCGGGGCTGCCGACGACGGCCTGAGGGACTGCTTCTTCGAAGTGCGAGTGGCGGAGGGATCCGCCATTGTCGGAAAGACGGTTGAAGAAGCGGGCCTTCGGAATCTGGTCGACGCTTTCCTGGTCCACATCCGACGTGGCAAGCGGTTCATTCCCGTCCGCCCTCAGATGGTGTTGGAGACGGGCGACGTACTTTCTTTCACAGGCACAGTCGAGATGATTGATCGGCTGCTGGAGCGGCCCGGATTGGA
The genomic region above belongs to Rhodothermales bacterium and contains:
- a CDS encoding SLC13 family permease, which encodes MDPIVELGWHAWLTLAVILGMVVALAKDLARPDLVLLGSLGILLVAGIVTPIQAFAGFSNSAVLAVGALFIVAQGLQRTGSLGFLDGLLFAESSRPVVHLPRLMLPTSLLSAFLNNTPIVAMVMPRLQRWAERKGVSASKVMIPLSYAAILGGMTTLIGTSTNIVVSGLMETAGMEPMGMFEIAWIGVPAALVIAIYFALGGHRLLPDRGSGVGAADDGLRDCFFEVRVAEGSAIVGKTVEEAGLRNLVDAFLVHIRRGKRFIPVRPQMVLETGDVLSFTGTVEMIDRLLERPGLERALPAPESGAGGFLPVFEAVVSDSSALVGQTLRESSFRERYRGVVLAIQRKNEQLSGSLGRIRIRPGDLLLIEAEPNFAQRWNATRTDFYLVAARKEDRALPRSRRAPVALVILIGMV